Proteins from one Juglans microcarpa x Juglans regia isolate MS1-56 chromosome 6S, Jm3101_v1.0, whole genome shotgun sequence genomic window:
- the LOC121236962 gene encoding LOW QUALITY PROTEIN: general transcription factor IIE subunit 1-like (The sequence of the model RefSeq protein was modified relative to this genomic sequence to represent the inferred CDS: deleted 1 base in 1 codon) — protein MSVEPFNRLVKLAARAFYDDITTKGDNQPKTGRSDDRGIAVVVLDALTRRQWVREEDLAKDLKLRSKQLRRTLRKFEEEKLVTRDHRRETAKGANIFSAAVAATVAGQQTAQAGEEKIKMHTHSYCCLDYAQIYDVVRYRLQCMKKKLKDELENKNTVQEYICPKCGKRYTALDALRLISLDDEYFHCENCNGELVAESDALASQEGGEGDDNARRQRRAKLKDMLQKMEVQLKPLVEQLGRVKDLPVPEFGGLQAWEAQARAAGRAANGDSSAIDPSRFSQVLGYGGTSLPFFGDTKIEVDFSGAEGRPDDTKSENKSASLKVLPPWMIKEGMNLTKEQQGEVKQESKMEGSSASLEFSDDKKSTIVNDDKKNVQDEYLKAYYAALLKKQQELEEGAKQQDELSNAQSFNGISGMTSNRQVGMKSKREEDEGDDVEWEEAPVAGNANENYKAHDLNIQADALGDDSDDIYWEEGPRE, from the exons atgAGTGTCGAACCTTTTAACAG GCTGGTGAAGCTCGCAGCAAGAGCATTCTACGATGACATAACGACGAAAGGGGATAATCAACCCAAAACGGGTCGAAGTGACGACAGAGGCATCGCCGTCGTGGTGCTCGATGCACTCACTAG ACGTCAATGGGTAAGAGAAGAGGATTTGGCCAAGGACTTGAAATTACGTTCGAAACAGCTTCGTCGAACCTTACGAAAATTCGAGGAAGAAAAACTGGTTACCCGAGATCATAGGAGAGAG ACTGCTAAAGGAGCAAATATATTTAGTGCTGCTGTAGCTGCCACAGTTGCTGGTCAACAGACAGCACAAGCGGGGGAGGAAAAGATTAAGATGCACACTCACTCATACTGTTGCCTTGATTATGCTCAG ATATACGATGTGGTTAGGTACAGATTGCAGTGTATGAAGAAAAAACTGAAAGATGAATTGGAGAACAAGAACACAGTTCAGGAGTACATATGCCCTAAATGTGGGAAAAG GTATACTGCATTGGATGCTTTGCGGTTAATCTCTTtggatgatgaatattttcattgtgaaaattgtaatggGGAACTTGTGGCTGAGAGTGACGCATTAGCTTCTCaagaaggaggagaaggagaTGACAATGCGAGGAGGCAAAGGCGTGCAAAGTTAAAGGACATGCTTCAAAAGATGGAG GTACAACTCAAGCCTTTAGTGGAGCAACTTGGTAGAGTAAAAGACTTGCCTGTTCCTGAATTTGGTGGTCTTCAAGCATGGGAGGCTCAAGCAAGAGCTGCTGGTCGTGCAGCAAATGGTGATTCTAGTGCCATTGATCCTTCTAGATTTTCTCAGGTGCTGGGGTATGGTGGAACATCATTGCCTTTTTTCGGAGACACTAAG ATTGAAGTTGACTTTTCTGGGGCTGAAGGCAGGCCAGATGATACTAAATCTGAAAATAAGAGTGCATCTCTGAAAGTT TTGCCGCCATGGATGATCAAGGAAGGAATGAACCTGACAAAGGAGCAACAGGGAGAGGTCAAGCAGGAGTCAAAGATGGAAGGCAGCTCAGCATCTTTAGAATTTTCAGATGACAAGAAGTCAACTATCGTGAATGATGATAAGAAGAATGTACAG GATGAGTATCTCAAGGCTTACTATGCCGCCTTACTCAAGAAGCAGCAAGAGCTAGAAGAAGGTGCCAAGCAACAAGATGAATTGTCAAATGCACAATCCTTCAATGGTATCTCTGGCATGACTTCTAATCGCCAAGTTGGAATGAAATCGAAACGtgaggaggatgagggcgatgatgtggaatgggaagaggcTCCAGTTGCAG GCAATGCAAATGAGAATTACAAAGCTCATGACTTGAACATTCAAGCTGATGCTTTGGGAGACGACAGCGACGATATATACTGGGAGGAAGGTCCAAGAGAGTAG
- the LOC121236964 gene encoding 60S ribosomal protein L15-1, which produces MGAYKYVSELWRKKQSDVMRFLQRVRCWEYRQHPSIVRVTRPTRPDKARRLGYKAKQGYVVYRVRVRRGGRKRPVPKGIVYGKPTNQGVTQLKFQRSKRSVAEERAGRKLGGLRVVNSYWLNEDSTYKYYEVILVDVAHNAVRNDPRINWICNPVHKHRELRGLTSAGKKYRGLRGKGHRHHKQRPSRRANWKRNNTLSLRRYR; this is translated from the exons Atgg GGGCTTATAAGTACGTGTCAGAGCTATGGAGGAAGAAGCAGTCCGATGTGATGAGGTTCCTGCAGAGGGTGAGGTGTTGGGAGTACCGCCAGCACCCTTCCATTGTTCGTGTTACCCGGCCAACTCGCCCTGACAAGGCTCGCCGGTTGGGTTACAAGGCAAAGCAG GGTTATGTAGTTTATCGTGTTCGTGTTAGGCGTGGTGGTCGGAAGAGGCCTGTTCCGAAGGGTATTGTGTATGGGAAGCCCACAAACCAGGGTGTAACTCAACTGAAGTTTCAGCGCAGCAAGAGGTCAGTTGCAGAGGAACGTGCTGGCCGGAAGCTGGGAGGTCTCAGGGTTGTGAATTCATACTGGCTTAATGAG GATTCAACTTATAAGTACTATGAGGTGATTCTGGTTGATGTTGCGCACAATGCCGTCCGAAATGACCCAAGAATCAACTGGATCTGCAATCCCGTCCACAAGCACAGGGAGCTTCGTGGTCTTACTTCTGCTGGGAAAAAGTACAGGGGACTGCGTGGAAAGGGACACCGCCACCACAAGCAACGACCTTCTCGCAGGGCTAATTGGAAGAGAAACAACACCCTTTCTCTCCGACGCTACCGTTGA
- the LOC121236965 gene encoding uncharacterized protein LOC121236965 yields MLFRRLMEVEPPSPVRYIIGAVIMMIGVVFPVGYMMFRNKRVSSSSSSYSKQT; encoded by the exons ATGCTC TTCAGGAGGTTGATGGAGGTGGAACCGCCGAGCCCGGTGAGGTACATAATCGGAGCGGTGATCATGATGATCGGAGTTGTATTTCCCGTCGGATATATGATGTTCCGAAACAAGCGTGTctcctcatcctcttcctcttACTCCAAACAGACGTAG